The genomic window AAACCCTCTTTTTTCATTAACTCCAGAGATTCCTTGAGTGCAAAAATCAAGGACACCGCCGGCGTATAAGGGGTTTGTCCTTTTTCAAGGCTCTTTTTTGCGGCCCTGAAATCCCAGTAGTATTTTGGCATCCTTGACTGTTCCACCATGGTCCATGCTTTGGCACTCAGAGATATAAATCCAAGACCCGGTGGGAGCATGAGAGCCTTTTGAGAACCGGTAACCACCGCATCCAGATTCCATTCATCAGTTTTTAAATCCACAGCTCCAAGGGAACTAATGGCATCTACCAGTATGACGGCAGGATGGTTTCCCACCGCTTCTCTGAGAGCTTTTATATCATTTAACACACCGGTGGAAGTCTCATTGTGGGTAAAAAGTATTCCTTTTATTTCGTGGTTTGTATCTCTGGTAAGCCTCTCCCTGACAGTATCCGGTGTTACGGGTTTGCCCCATTCCACTTGAATTCTTTCCACATTAGCTCCAAAAGACTCCGCAATTTGAGCAAACCTTTCGCTGAACACTCCGTTAGGGAAAGACAAAATAAGATCTCCCGGGGAAAACAGGTTTACAATAGCAGCTTCCATGGCTCCAGTTCCTGCTGAAGGGAATATGAGCACATCATTTTGAGTTTGAAAAACCTCTTTAATTTCCTCCGAAACCTGTTTGAAAATGCTAATGAATTCTTCTCCCCGGTGGTTTAACATGGGTGTTTGCATGGCCCTCATGACACTGTCCGGTACTTCCGTGGGACCGGGGATTCTCAGATGATGTTTTTTCATGTATTCCACTCTCCCTTTTGAATATAAAAAAACCGCCCTCATTAAGGGGCGGATTTTACCGCGGTGCCACCCTATTTGGATTTTTCCAAAATAGCTCTCGTTTGACATAACGGCTTTACCCGTTTGACTCTTCGCCAACCACTCCGAGGCGGAAATAAAGAACCCCTGCTGATTTGCACCACCCACCAGCTCTCTTATAAGGAATATTCTTTAATTTTCCTCTTCATCGCTATAGCTTATTAAATTAGAATATATTATAAATATTAATTTGTCGTCTGTCAAGGTTTTTATTCGTCTTCATCATCTATATCTTCTTCTATATCTTCTTCTTCATCATCATCGGAAATGTCTTCAATGTCATAATCTCCTTCGCAAATAGCTTCCCATGCCTCTCGTACCGCTTCAAATTCGTCATCGTCTTCGACTTCGGTCAACACTTCCTCGCCATTCTCGTCGGCATCAATGCGGAAGATATATGCCTCTTCATCCTCGCTTTCAGATTCGTCCAGAGGTACTAAAATTGCATAATCATTATCTTCTACATTTACAACACCCAGCACCTCGAACTCGGTTTCCTGGCCATCTTCGTCATACAGAGTTATGGTTTCCTTTTCATCCATTTTATTCACTCCAATCATTGAAATTAAAAATATTGTATAGTAATTTTTATTCAGTGTCAACATGACAACGATAATTGAGGTAACCTTGTAAAATCAATACCGCCGCCACTTTATCAATTACACCCTTACGCTTTCTACGAGACATATCTGCATCGATCAAAGACCGTTCCGCTTCTACCGTCGAAAGCCTTTCATCCCAGTACCCCAGCTCAATTCCAGAATTCTGTTTTAATGCTTCCCCAAACTTTTTAACAGCCTCGCCTTGAGAGCCCAGGGTTCCGTTCATGTTTCTGGGGAGGCCCAGTATTACCTTGCCTACTTTGTATTGCTGTATCAACTCTTCAATTTTTTTTAAATCCTGCTTTAAATCCTGCCTTGTTATCACCCCTATTCCCTGGGCTATCAAACCAAGCTCATCGGAAACGGCGACGCCTATTTTTTTGTCTCCCACGTCCAATCCCAAAACACGCATTTAATAGTACCCCTTTTAAATAATTTTTATACAGAACTCAGGGCAGTAACCGGCACAGTAACCACATAATACGCAGCGGTCCGGGTCCACTCTTGACTTTCCCCGGACAATGGAAAGAGCTTTGAACTTGCAGTGCTGTACACACCTTCCACAGCCCTCACACCAGTCTTCAACTATAAGCTTTCTTTTCTGGCTGTCGAGTCTGTTTTTTAATTCTTCAGTTACGGGTCTACCTTCAAAAATTAAACAATTGGCCTCGACTTCGGCTATGGATTTCATGCCTACGGCCACTGAATGCAGGTATGGAAAATCCAGAATGTATTTAAAAGCCTCTTCCTTAATTCCTATAAGGTTACCACCGCCCAAGCATTTCATGCCATATATTCCCTTGCTATTTTTGTAGGCTTTCTCGATGGCCCTTTCCATCTGGCAGATATCACCGTCTTTTATACCGATACCCTTTATGTTTATTATGGGATGGATTACATCAATTTCACTCATGGTTGCGGCAGCTTCCACCACTTCCACAGTGTGGGTGGAAACTCCTACGGCTTTTATAATACCTTTTTCCTTAGCCTCAATTAAATATTTCAGGGCTTCTCTGTGACCATTCAATGTGAGCCTGGATTCCTGCTCATGAAGCATGAAAACATCTATCACATCCCTATCCAGCTCTTTTCTAGCCTTTTCCACACTGGACCGCATGTCTTCATAGGTATATGCGTATGATTTTGACACCACCACGATATCCCTGTTTGTAAGCTTTAAAGCCTTTTTGATATAAGGATAATTATTGTAAAACTCTGCTGTATCAATAAAATTAACACCTGCCCGGATGGCTTCCAGAATTATATCTGTTCCCTCCTCTATGGACAGGTGTGACTGAAGGGGGCTTATCCCCAGACTACCAAAGCAAAGGCGCGAAACCCTTATACCCGTTCCACCTAAGATTCTATACTCCATACAAAGACCTTCCCCAAAAAAGCAAGTTCCCTTACTCAAGATTCTTCAATGTAGTTTTTTAATAATTCCTCCAAAAGCTCATCCCGCTCCAGCTTTCTAATGAGGTTTCTGGCATTGTTAAAACTGGTTATATATGCGGGATCCCCGGACAAAAGATAACCCACAATCTGGTTTATCGGGTTGTATCCCTTTTGTTTAAGAGCATCATAAACCTTTTGAAGTATTTCCCTGGAATTGACTGCCTGATCTTTTTCAACTTTAAATTTCATTGTTTCCTGGAAATTTTGCCCCATCGCATCTCCCTCTCTTTCTATAAGATATATTCTATATTCATATTTAAAATCCTCTTTTTAATTAAAAAGCGTGAAAAATTCCACGCTTTTCCTTTATATTATTACAACTTAACAGGTTTTTATTCCCAATGCCAGCCATGTTATAGAGTGCTTAAAATCTGGGGCACGGAATTTAGAGCTTCATCAAGTTTATCCGGATTTTTCCCACCTGCCTGGGCAAAATCGCTTCTGCCGCCACCGCCTCCACCTGCTATGGAAGCTACCTGTTTCACAATATTGCCCGCATGGTAACCTTTTTTAGTAAGGTCTTCGGAAACGGAAGCAACAAAGTTTACTTTTTCACCCGAAACACTTCCGAGAACAATGATGCCGCTCTTTAACTTCTGTCTTAAGGCATCACTTATTTTCCTTAAGTCATCCATCTCTCTGGCTTTTACCCTGGAATAAATAACCTCAACCCCGTCTAAATCTACTTTCTTTGAGAAAATATCTTCAATTTGGGCATTTATAGCCTGCTGGCTTAAAGATTCAATTTCTCTTTCCCGGTCCTTTAACCTTTCTATCAATTCATTTATTTTTTGACTGAGTTCTTGAGGTGAAGTTTTAAGCAAAGCAGCGGCGTCGCTTAAATTCTGCAGCGTAACATCCAGGTAATTTATCAGGTTTTTGCCGGTGACGGCTTCAATGCGCCTTAAGCCCGCACCGATGCTGGATTCCGAAACTATCTTGAACAAGCCTATTTCTGAAGTGGACTTCACATGGGTGCCTCCGCAAAGTTCTATGCTGTAATCACCCATACTCACCATACGCACTTTTTCTCCATACTTTTCTCCAAACAAAGCTATGGCTCCGTGCTTTTGGGCATCCTGCACCGTTGTGATGTCCACCTTTACGGGTAAATTACTGAGTATGGCTTCATTGACCTTTCCTTCGGTTTGCTTTAATTCCTCCTGGGTCATAGCTGAGTGGTGCGAAAAATCGAATCTCAATCTGGTGTCATTTACAAGAGAGCCTGCCTGGTTTACATGTTCTCCCAGAACCTGTTTTAACGCCTTGTGTAAAAGGTGAGTGGCGCTGTGATTGCGGGCAATATCTTTTCTCCTGTCAGCATCTACTCTTGCCATTACCATGTCTTTTATGCTGACTTCACCTTTTTCAATCCTTCCTATATGATAAAACTTCCCATCGGGGGTCTTTTGCGTATTGACAACCCTGAATCTAAAATCATCGTTTTCTATGATACCCGTATCCCCCACCTGGCCGCCGGACTCACCGTAAAATGGGGTCTTATCCAGCACCAGCACCACTTCCCTGGATTTGTCATCGAAGCTCTCAACAGGCTCCTGATTTGATATGATGAGCTGCACCTGACCCTCAGATTCCAGTCTATCATATCCCAAAAATTCCGTTGGCGGCAGAGGAGCCAAAGTCTCAAAAAGTTCATCTATTTTATAGCTTTCTTTTCTTGCTGCCTTGGCTTTTTCCCTCTGCTTTTCCATGAGTTCTTCAAAGGATTTTATATCCACGGAAAATCCCTTTTCCTGGGCAATATCACGAGTTAAATCCAGCGGGAACCCATAAGTATCGTAGAGCATGAAGGCCATCTCTCCAGGAACAACAGCTTTATGTTCCTGTTCAAGTCGGCTTATGCCCTCGGAAAGCATTTTTAAGCCATCGCTCAATGTCTCGTTAAAGCGCTCTTCTTCAAATTTAACCACTTTCTGGACGTAATCTAGATTCTTTCTCAATTCTGGATAAGCGCATTCCATCAAAGATACTACCTGGGGAATTATTTTGTAAAGGAAAGGCTCATTCAAATCCAGCTCCCTGCCATAGCGGGCAGCTCGTCTCAGGATTCTCCTCAAGACATAGCTTCTGCCTTCATTGCCCGGGACCACTCCATCGGAGATCAAAAATGTTATGGCCCGGGAATGGTCTGCTATAACCCTGAAGGGAAAACCTCTGTCATCCCCGTAGTATTTTTTGCCGGTCATATTTTCCACAAATGCAATAATGGGTCTCAGTAAATCGGTATCATAATTGCTGTAAACATCTTGCATAACCGTGGCGATTCTTTCAAGGCCCATGCCGGTATCTATGCTGGGCCGGGGCAGTGGTGTCAAAGTCCCGTTTTCATCCCTGTTATACTGCATGAACACCAGGTTCCACAATTCCCTCCATCGGTCGCAATCGCATTTGCCAATTTTACATTCTTCGGCATCGCAGCGGTGATCCTCTCCCCTGTCAATATATATTTCACTGCAGGGTCCGCAGGGACCCGTGTCCCCCATGCTCCAGAAGTTGTCTTTTTCACCCATGCGCACTATTCTTTCCGCCGGGATCTTTGCCACTTTCTGCCACAATTCAAAGGCTTCGTCATCTTCTTCATATATGCTCACCCATAATTTATCTTTGGGAAGTCCTAAAACCTCCGTCAAAAATTCCCATGCATAGGCTATGGCTTCTCGCTTAAAGTAGTCTCCGAAGGAAAAGTTTCCAAGCATTTCAAAAAATGTATGGTGTCTGGCGGTCCTTCCGACACTTTCCAGGTCGTTGTGTTTCCCTCCGGCTCGTACACATTTTTGGGATGTGGTGGCTCTTTTAAAGGGTAGCTTCTTCAACCCTAAAAAAACTTCCTTGAACTGGTTCATTCCGGCATTGGCAAAAAGGAGAGTAGGGTCATTGTGAGGTACCAGTGAAGAGCTGGCTACTCTGGTATGGCCTTTGCTTTCAAAAAAACTTAGGAATTTCTCTCTTATTTCATTGCTTGTCATCATTTGACAAAACCTCCATAAATTTGCACTCGAATGAATTATATTAAAAAAATGACACCATTGTCAATACAGGCAGCTCATTGTTCTAAAATATTTACTATGTTCGAAAAATATTTTTTGGTTTTTTCGGCATTTTGGCTGTAAAAATGAATTCCCAAAAAACTCAGCCCCATGAAAATCAAACCTATCAACAATGAAAATAACTCCGTGGATTTTATGTGAAAGAAACCTGCTCCACTGTAACCCAGGCCAATTCCAGCTATAAAAGCAACAAGAGGTATTACATATACTATTAAAGTAGCTGAAAGCATAGTGGATGCTTGCATTTCCACCTCAACCAACTGGCCTACCCTGGCCTTTAAGGGATTTTTTGCCCAAACAAAAAGGGGCTTCTTTTCCGTACCTACCGAACATGCCCTGCAATGGTCGCACGCTGATGACCTCAATATTTCCACTTTGGCGTCATTTCCCTTATTTTCCACTACCAAAGCTTTCTCTCTCAAGATTTTTCACTCTCCCTGGTTATTTAATAAATTTGAATATGACATCCACCAGTTCGGATATCTTTTCATCCCGCTTTTCAGTATCCATAGCCTGGGCTACGCAGCCCCTGGTATGGTCTTCGAAAACGATCAAACCTACCTTGTTTAAAGCTGCCCGTACTGCTGCAATTTGTACAAGTATATCTACACAATATTTTTCTTCTTCTATCATTCTTTGTATTCCTTTTACCTGGCCTTCGATTTTTTTCAAACGCCTTAAAATATTTTCCTTGCTTTCCAAATATGAACAGTTGCTATCACATTTCATGCAACCACCTCCAATACCATCTAGGGGTATAATCATTATATAACGTTATGGTAAAATAGTCAAATATTTAAAATATCTCTTATTACTTCACCGGCCATGATTAAACCTGCTACCGATGGAACATATGATATGCTCCCCGGAATACTTCTTTTAAAGTCACAATGTTTGACGGAATCTTTGGGGCAGATACATCCTGTCTTACATAAATTTTCCTGCAGAGTTTTGACCGGCTTTTCAGTGGAAAATACCACTTTTACACCTTTTTGTATGCCCAATTTTTTAAGCTCTCTCCGAAGGACCCTGGCCATCGGACACACTGAAGTTTGAGATATATCAGCTACCCTGAACAGGGTTGGATCCAACTTATTTCCGGCACCCATGGACGAGATTATGGGAATGTTTAATTTTTTACATCTTATGATAAGGTCGATCTTTGATTTGATGGTATCTATAGCGTCCACCACATAATTTATATCACCTGTCAAAATTTTATCGGTGGTTTCTTCCGAATAAAAATCTTTAAAACAGGTTACACGGGCATCGGGATTTATATCAAAAACCCTTTTTTTCATTGCTTCCACTTTGGGTAGTCCCACTGTGGATTGCAAGGCATGAATCTGACGGTTTATGTTTGTAAGGCATATGACATCGTCGTCTACCAGAACCAGTTCTCCAATTCCCGCCCTGGCCAGTGCTTCGGCCGCAAAGGACCCAACCCCGCCGATACCTATAATTGCAACTTTTGATTTTTTTAATTTTTCAAGACCTTCATTGCCTATAAGAAGCTCTGTCCGTGAAAACCTGTGCTGCAAATTTTTCACCTCAAAAAAATACCCCACCATGCCGTGTTAACTGACAGTAAATAGAGACCCCGCTCAACCCAGGTGGGTGTCCTCCTAAATGCTTTATATTTCCCTTCCACGAGGGCCTATATGCCGCATTTAGAGACCGGACTCCCTATGTCATAGTGTTGGCTCTTTACTATGTCAGTTTACACGCACACAGCAGGGATGTTTTTGCTTTTTCTAGTATTTATAATACCACAAATCTCGTTTTTTATCAAGTTTTAAGAGGATAGTTCAAATATTTACCTTAATGTGAAGTTCCCTCAACTGCCTGGGTTCAACTTCAGCAGGAGCCCCTGTCATAAGGCAAATAGCATTCTGAGTTTTGGGGAATGCAATACAATCCCTGATACTATCAAGGCCCAGCAAGAGCATCACCATACGGTCAAGGCCGTAGGCTATACCGCCGTGGGGAGGTGTGCCGTATTCAAAAGCCTGCAGTAAAAATCCGAAATTGCTCTTTGCCCTTTCTTCGGTAAATCCCAGAACTTCAAACATTTTTTGCTGTATATAAGAGTTATGGATTCTAATGCTGCCACCCCCCAGTTCCGTACCGTTCAACACTATATCATACGCTTTTGCCCTCACCTTGGATGGATCTTTGTCCAGCAGCGGGATATCTTCATCCATGGGTGAAGTGAAAGGATGATGCATGGCCACGAATCTCTTTTCCTCTTCGCTGTATTCCAGCAGTGGAAATTCTGTAACCCATACAAATTCCATGGCGTCTTTTTTCATCAAGCCGAGGGTTTTACCAAGGTAAAGCCTCATCTGTCCCATTATAGACAGAACCCTGTCCCTGTTGGTGTCTGCGATAAATATAAGGAGGTCATTGGCTTTAGCACCCATTTTCTCCAATATTTCATTCATTTTATCTTCAGTAAAGAATTTTGCTATGGGTGATTTGACACCTTCGGGCGTTACATTAATCCATGCCATTCCCTTCGCGCCAAATTCTTTGCCTTTTCTACCAGTTCATCTATCTGACGGCGGCTGAAAATCTCAACGCCTTTTTCTATATTTATGCCTTTTACGATACCTCCGCCCTTCACAGCATCGGTAAATACCTTAAACTCGCTTTGAGAGACTATGTCGGATATATCTACCATCTCCATGCCAAATCTCAAATCGGGTTTATCCGAGCCATATCTGTCCATGGCTTCCTTATAAGTTAATCTCCTGAAAGGTATATCAACTTTTCTGCCGATGGCCTTTTCCACCACATATTTTATCAATTTTTCATTTAAATTGATGACATCATCTACTTCCACAAAAGACATTTCCATGTCAAGCTGTGTGAATTCAGGCTGCCTGTCCGCTCTTAAATCTTCATCCCTGAAGCACCTGGCGATTTGATAATAGCGCTCCAGGCCTGCCACCATTAAAATTTGTTTGAAAAGCTGGGGAGACTGAGGCAATGCGTAAAAGGTACCCGGGTTGACTCTGCTGGGTACCAGATAGTCTCTGGCGCCTTCGGGGGTGCTTCTGGTAAGCATGGGGGTTTCAACTTCTATGAATCCATTTTCATCCAGGAAGTCCCTTATAGCCTTATTTACCCTGTTACGAAAGAGAATATTGTTTAGCATCTGGGGTCTTCTCAAATCCAGGTACCTGTATTTAAGTCTTATGCTTTCATCTACATTTACGTTATCCTCTATGGGGAATGGAGGCGTTTTTGATTTGCTCAATATGGCAAGATGCTCACATTTTACTTCCACAAAACCAGTGGGAATTTTGGGATTAACATTTTCTTCAGGCCTCATGTTTACCTTGCCTTTAACCGCAATGACATATTCGCTGCGTATTTCTTCAGCTTTTTTAAAGGCCTCGGAATATTCGGGGTTGATTACAACCTGGCATATACCGCTTCGGTCCCTTAAATCCACAAAAATTATTCCTCCCAGGTCCCTGCGGGTCTGAACCCAGCCCATCAGCCCCACTTCATTTCCTGCATCGCCTTCCCTTAATTGGCCGCAGTAATGAGTCCTCTTAATTTTTTCATTCAAACTTGTCACAACCTTTCCGTATACAATTTGATATATATTCAAATATTTTGTCTCTGGCTACTTTTTGCTGTTCTCCTGCAGTAAGATCTTTTACCGTATAAAAACCAGAGTTTACTTCTTCTTCTCCTATGATAATAGCAAATTGAGCCATAATCTTATTGGCATATTTCATCTGTGCCTTTAAGCTTCTTTTGAGGTAGTCGGTTTCCGCCGAAATTCCACTTTCTCTGAAACTATAAAGGAGTTTAAGCGCCGTATCCACATATTCTTCTTTAAGAGGTGCGATATATATATCCACTTTTTCTTCGGGTATTTTCAATAAATTTTTCTTTTCCAGGATGGTTATCAAGCGCTCTATCCCCATCCCAAAACCTGCGGCAGGAGTCGGCGGCCCACCGCATTCTTGTATGAGGTTGTCATACCTGCCGCCGCCGCACACGGTGCTCTGGGCTCCCAGGTCCTCTGAAATTATTTCAAAAACCGTCCTGGTATAATAATCAAGACCTCTAACAATCCTGGGGTTTACCGTATAATCAATATTTATAAGTGACAGATCATTCTTTATTGCTTCAAAGTGGGCCTTACATTCATCGCAAAGGTAATCCAGAACTACAGGGGCTTCTTTGAGTGCCCTCTGGCACTCGGGATTTTTACAGTCTAAAATCCTCAGAGGATTTCTATTCAATCTAGAGTTACATGTGTTACAGAGGTTTTGTTTGCTTTCATCAAGAAAATCCTTTAAAGCTTTTTTATAGTCTGCCCTGCAAATTTCACAGCCAATGGAATTTATGTGAAGCTTTATATCATCAAGGCCCAGGTTCTTTAAAAACATTATGCCAAGCACCATTATTTCCACATCAATGTGGGGACTGTCAGACCCAAAAGCCTCTATGCCGAACTGGTGAAATTCCCGGAGTCTTCCGGCCTGGGGCCTTTCATATCTGAACCCCGGAATGATGTAAAAGAGTTTCACCGGCATAGGCTGTGTGTATAATTTATGTTCTATATAAGCTCTGACAGTGGGTGCGGTTCCTTCGGGTTTCAATGTTATGCTTCTTCCGGATTTATCCTGAAAAGTGTACATCTCCTTTTCAACTATATCAGTGGTTTCCCCCACACCCCTCTGAAAAAGTTCGGTATGTTCGAAAACCGGTGTTCTTATTTCTTTATAGGAAAACTCATGACATATTTCTCTGAATTTATTCTCAAGAAATACCCAATTGCCGGCTTCCTCAGGTAAAACATCTCTCGTCCCTCTGGGAGCCTGTGTAAACATGTGTCATCTCCTCCTTCAAACATAATAAAAACTTCCGCCGCTGATAGTTATATCAGGGACGGAAGTCTTTTCCGCGGTGCCACCCTGCTTGGTAAAAACCCACTTTGAAAACTCTAACGCGTTTTGCGTAACCCCCTACTTAAATTCGAGGTATCAGCTCCGGGGTGTTCTTCGGTATAAATTGCTCAAAAAGCACTCTCAATCGCGGCGCTTTCTCCCTGTTGAGTTTCATACCTTCTGCCCCTTCCTCGCTTTTTCCCATATATTTGCTTTTAATTATATGAAATATTTCTCCATATGTCAACATTTTACCGCTTTTTTTGCCTCTAACTTTACAATCCACTATAATTCACAAATTCCTAACAAATTTAACATAAACTCAATAAAATCACAGGATAAAATAATAATAGAACTTATAAATAAATACTTTTGGGAGGTTTTAAAATGACCCTTTTTAATAAACACAAATACTTAGTCGCAGTGCTGCTGGGACTTGCCCTGGGAGCAGCACTGGTGATAGGGGGTATATCAGCATACAATGTGATATATCCATCTAATTCTGCCAGGGCGGGTATGCAGGGCGCTACCTCTGTAAACACCTCCGTTCCTGAAACGGTTCTCCCCACAAACATACCGGATATAGTAGACAGGGTAAGCAGCGCCGTAGTGTATATCGAAACTACCGTTGAGAGCAAATCTGCCTCAGATCCCTTTTTTGACGACCCATTCTTCAGGCAATTTTTCGGAAACAATTTTAGAGTACAACCAACACCGAGGGTAAGTAAAGGAGTTGGTTCGGGTTTCATCTTCAATGCCGACGGTTATATAATGACAAATGAACATGTTATCGACGGCGCCACGGAAGTTAGCGTAACAGTAAAGGGGTTTGACAAGCCCTTTAAAGCCACAGTAGTGGGTAAAGACTTTGACCTTGATCTGGCGGTGTTGAAAATCAATTCTTCACAAAAACTGCCTTATTTAAATCTCGGCGATTCCGACAGAATGAGGGTTGGCGAATGGGTAATTGCCATAGGCAATCCCTACAGATTGGACCACACCGTAACCGTTGGTGTCATCAGTGCCAAAGGCAGGCCTGTTACCATCCCTGATGCAAGTTCCGGGAAAGATAGGGTCTATAAAAATCTAATACAGACCGATGCTGCTATAAACCCGGGTAACAGCGGCGGACCGCTGATTTCTCTCGGTGGTGATGTAATAGGTATAAACACAGCTATAAACGCCCAGGCTCAGGGAATAGGTTTTGCCATTCCTATCAATACTGCAAAAGAAGTTCTGAATGACCTCATCAAAAACGGTTCAGTAACAAGGCCATATATAGGCGTTGGACTTCAGGATTTGACAAAAGATCTGGTGGATTATTTCAAGTTAAAGGATCAGAGCGGTGCTATTATAACATATGTTTACCCGAACAGCCCCGCAGAAAAAGCCGGCCTCCAACAGGGCGACATAATTTTAAAGATAAATGACCGGGTTATCAAAAATTCCAACGATGTAGTTGAAACAGTCAGCAAAGCAAAGATCAATGACAAACTGGTACTTGTGGTTTTTAGAAATGGTCAAAACCGTTATATATCCGTTATAGTGGATAAGAAACCCGAATGATAAAAATTTCCCGGCGGAATCAAGTTTTCCGCCGGGTTTTTTTGGTCCTTGGCGTCTTAAAGAAAACCGATGGGCCATTTGCCGTTTCTTCGTCTTGCATTTCCTGTTTTATGCTTCTTACAGTTTCAATATCAACATTCATATCCCGTGCTATATCCTCATCCATGACATCTTCCTCTTCCAAAAGATCTACAAAGTCCTGATAGTCGCTGATGCCGGGATTAAGATTTTTTACCAACCTGTTTTTCTTCACCATAACTTCCCTCCCGCTCCTTGTATGGCATTAGTTTCTCCTGAAAGCGAAAAAAATATTTAACGCAGGAAAGGGTTTGTGTCTTTCTCCTGTTTAATGGTGGATTTTATTCCATGGCCAGGGCATATTATAACGTCATCATCTTGAATAAGTAATTTGTTTTTTATGGATTCCATTAGCTGTTCAAAGGAACCCCCCGGAAAATCGCTTCTCCCGATAGAACCTGCAAAAAGGGTGTCCCCAGTAAATATTATATTTCCCACTTTTATAGAAATGCTTCCGGGGGTATGCCCGGGTGTATGAATAACCTCTAACGTTAAATCTCCTAAAGATAACTTCTCATCGCCACCTTTCAGTTTGATTTCAGCCGGAGAAAGACTGAGGGCGGGTCCCCATATATTCTGAAAGATTTTGCCCGGGCGAAAGAAGCATAGGCGCATCATTTTCATGGATGGCAACCCTGGCACCGGTGCTGCATCTTACTTCCTCCAGGCCGGCTATGTGGTCAGCATGACCGTGGGTAAGCAAAATCAAATCTACAGTAAACCTTCTTTTTTTACAATGCTTAATATATCTTCAGCATTTCCTCCCGGATCAATTATAACTGCCTTTTTGTTTTTTTCATCCCCCAGTATATAGCAGTTAGATGCCAGCACTCCTACCTGCAAACATTTCAAAAACATAGTCCACCTCCTAAAAAAGCTTCTTGCTGTCAAGTAAAATAGTTACCGGACCATCATTATATATTTTCACCAGCATCTCTGCTTGAAATTTGCCTGTGGTCACTTTGGATATCTTACTCCGGCATATATTTACAAAGTCATTGTAAAGTTTCTCTGCCACTTCAGGTGAGGCTGCCTGAGTGAAACTTGGCCTCCTTCCCTTTCTCGCATCTCCCATAAGGGTAAATTGTGATACGATTAGCAAACCTCCGCCAATATCCTGGAGGGACTTGTTCATTTTTCCCTCTTCGTCTTCGAAT from Biomaibacter acetigenes includes these protein-coding regions:
- a CDS encoding MBL fold metallo-hydrolase; the protein is MILLTHGHADHIAGLEEVRCSTGARVAIHENDAPMLLSPGQNLSEYMGTRPQSFSG
- a CDS encoding trypsin-like peptidase domain-containing protein, giving the protein MTLFNKHKYLVAVLLGLALGAALVIGGISAYNVIYPSNSARAGMQGATSVNTSVPETVLPTNIPDIVDRVSSAVVYIETTVESKSASDPFFDDPFFRQFFGNNFRVQPTPRVSKGVGSGFIFNADGYIMTNEHVIDGATEVSVTVKGFDKPFKATVVGKDFDLDLAVLKINSSQKLPYLNLGDSDRMRVGEWVIAIGNPYRLDHTVTVGVISAKGRPVTIPDASSGKDRVYKNLIQTDAAINPGNSGGPLISLGGDVIGINTAINAQAQGIGFAIPINTAKEVLNDLIKNGSVTRPYIGVGLQDLTKDLVDYFKLKDQSGAIITYVYPNSPAEKAGLQQGDIILKINDRVIKNSNDVVETVSKAKINDKLVLVVFRNGQNRYISVIVDKKPE
- a CDS encoding MBL fold metallo-hydrolase, with amino-acid sequence MFLKCLQVGVLASNCYILGDEKNKKAVIIDPGGNAEDILSIVKKEGLL
- the dtd gene encoding D-aminoacyl-tRNA deacylase; its protein translation is MRAVVQRVKKASVTAGEEVIASIDKGLVLLLGVGTEDSIDDANYLAEKVIALRIFEDEEGKMNKSLQDIGGGLLIVSQFTLMGDARKGRRPSFTQAASPEVAEKLYNDFVNICRSKISKVTTGKFQAEMLVKIYNDGPVTILLDSKKLF
- a CDS encoding SoxR reducing system RseC family protein, translating into MREKALVVENKGNDAKVEILRSSACDHCRACSVGTEKKPLFVWAKNPLKARVGQLVEVEMQASTMLSATLIVYVIPLVAFIAGIGLGYSGAGFFHIKSTELFSLLIGLIFMGLSFLGIHFYSQNAEKTKKYFSNIVNILEQ
- a CDS encoding MBL fold metallo-hydrolase, coding for MMRLCFFRPGKIFQNIWGPALSLSPAEIKLKGGDEKLSLGDLTLEVIHTPGHTPGSISIKVGNIIFTGDTLFAGSIGRSDFPGGSFEQLMESIKNKLLIQDDDVIICPGHGIKSTIKQEKDTNPFLR
- a CDS encoding tRNA threonylcarbamoyladenosine dehydratase produces the protein MQHRFSRTELLIGNEGLEKLKKSKVAIIGIGGVGSFAAEALARAGIGELVLVDDDVICLTNINRQIHALQSTVGLPKVEAMKKRVFDINPDARVTCFKDFYSEETTDKILTGDINYVVDAIDTIKSKIDLIIRCKKLNIPIISSMGAGNKLDPTLFRVADISQTSVCPMARVLRRELKKLGIQKGVKVVFSTEKPVKTLQENLCKTGCICPKDSVKHCDFKRSIPGSISYVPSVAGLIMAGEVIRDILNI
- the hisS gene encoding histidine--tRNA ligase; this translates as MFTQAPRGTRDVLPEEAGNWVFLENKFREICHEFSYKEIRTPVFEHTELFQRGVGETTDIVEKEMYTFQDKSGRSITLKPEGTAPTVRAYIEHKLYTQPMPVKLFYIIPGFRYERPQAGRLREFHQFGIEAFGSDSPHIDVEIMVLGIMFLKNLGLDDIKLHINSIGCEICRADYKKALKDFLDESKQNLCNTCNSRLNRNPLRILDCKNPECQRALKEAPVVLDYLCDECKAHFEAIKNDLSLINIDYTVNPRIVRGLDYYTRTVFEIISEDLGAQSTVCGGGRYDNLIQECGGPPTPAAGFGMGIERLITILEKKNLLKIPEEKVDIYIAPLKEEYVDTALKLLYSFRESGISAETDYLKRSLKAQMKYANKIMAQFAIIIGEEEVNSGFYTVKDLTAGEQQKVARDKIFEYISNCIRKGCDKFE
- a CDS encoding metal-sensitive transcriptional regulator — encoded protein: MKCDSNCSYLESKENILRRLKKIEGQVKGIQRMIEEEKYCVDILVQIAAVRAALNKVGLIVFEDHTRGCVAQAMDTEKRDEKISELVDVIFKFIK